Proteins encoded together in one Chitinophaga varians window:
- a CDS encoding response regulator, translated as MSAQHIHILYIDDEIHNLNAFKASFRRLYNISTATSAEEAVKLLEEQEFHIIISDQRMPKVTGIEFFESILEKYPEPIRMLLTGYADINAVVDAINKGQVYKYFSKPWNEEELKHNIEKAFEVYSLRKENKELTAKLLDVNEKLEFLVRQKLIS; from the coding sequence ATGAGTGCACAACACATCCATATACTCTATATTGATGATGAAATACACAACCTGAATGCCTTTAAAGCTTCATTCAGGAGGCTTTACAACATTTCTACCGCCACCTCCGCCGAAGAAGCGGTGAAACTGCTGGAAGAACAGGAATTTCATATCATTATTTCAGATCAGCGTATGCCGAAGGTGACCGGGATCGAATTTTTCGAGTCTATCCTGGAAAAATACCCTGAACCGATCCGTATGCTGCTGACCGGCTACGCCGATATCAATGCCGTAGTGGACGCCATTAACAAAGGCCAGGTCTATAAATATTTCTCCAAACCCTGGAATGAGGAAGAACTGAAGCATAATATTGAAAAGGCTTTTGAAGTCTACTCCCTGCGCAAGGAAAACAAGGAATTGACCGCCAAACTGCTGGATGTCAATGAAAAACTGGAGTTCCTCGTACGTCAAAAACTGATCTCGTAG